The region GGATTGTTAAAGCTATTAATTAGTAGTGTCACCAAAGGATCTTGTCATTATATCTGAGCAGCAGAAAACAGCTCTCTCTATGTTCTCTGAaagacattttcttttcctccaaAAGTTCCAGCTatcaaaaaaacccaaacaatgaaataacaaaaaaaagagaaataaattgCTTAGCATGTAAGGTATGCTACTGGATAAAACAGTATGGTATTTGTGTATGATTGTTTTATTGTGCCAATTTGAGGTAAATAATGTGAACAGATTTATATGTCATTGGCAAGTTTTTGCTTGGATGTTAATGAGCTATGTCAATATGAAAATGTTGCTGATGCAAGCCATGTaaacctttaaattatttgagTTATGGTGATTaaaaatggaactaaaataccgAAAAACAATAGTTGAAAAATATGAACACGCATAAAAACAGCACTGACTGTGAAGCTGTGAAACTCCAGTACATGATTACAAGGGCACTATGCATTTAATCAAATCTGTCAGATTTGGGAACATCTTGCCACTTTTGTATTAGCTTAACATGTGGTCATTTAGTATATAATGGCTGAAATGGTGccctctcttttcttctttccttttctttccttcatcttctttttttttttttggacatggACCCAAATAAAAGGACAATAATAAATCCTCGAAGGCTGCAACTTCTACAAgtgtaaaatacaaacataaagggaacataaaaaattaatataCCTCAGAAGAAACTAGTTTAGAAAAAGAGGTAGCACATCAAAGAAGAAACACAACTGAGTACACAGTAACCACCTCCCTCTGCAATTTCAGGTTAATCATTACAAAATGACATGGTCACATCGTAGACCACCCTACAGAAATTTTTATTAGTCCTTATTGTAGACCCAATAGgtaaaccaaaaaaacaataacaactgCCTATCCTTCCATGTCACTTTGTTTTAGATATGTAAGGTCACAGGTGAAAATATGAAAGATTATGGTAGTGGGCGGCACTGTTTATATtggtaaaatgaataaatatattgtttgctATAGCACAGTAGAACTGGAATGCTAATGTAACATATGCCATTTGCTTTATGAAGGGATATTAATACACAGTGCTTTCACTTACAATTGCAAATGTTAACATTAAGGGGTTAAATTAGGACACTTGGCTGTCTCAgaataatattttgaaattaaatatgaatttcCGTTTAAAATGATAGTATAGTTTAACAAACCGCTATGAAATAATGCTAATAAatctttcattattattttattaaactcttatgtcatatttaatttcattacagTTTTACCAAGTGGTCTCACTTCCTGATATGAAATATATGTCTTCTCCCATTACAACAAATGCTGCTTTAGCTGAATAAAAAGGGTCTAAAGGCTGGTAAATAATGCAACAATAATTATAGTATTATACAGTGTTTTAATAACAATTTATCTACAAAACATACTGACATCACTGTATTCTTTCCAAGAATTGAGTCACTGAAGCAAAATGACATAGAAAAGTTACATACCATTTTATGCAAAAGGTCTCTCCTAGTGGCCTGAGTGCCACTCCATAGAGATAAAATGCCTCAGTTGTTTTGAGTACATTGCTCTAGTTGTGAATGGGAATTTGTGAAATATCAGACTCAATAATTTACTTAGTTTACTTTGTTTATTATGAATCCAtaactcttctttctctttgcaGCTCTGGTTCATGCActcttttctgtgtgtatgaaagcATTTTACAGCTATATGGAATTTTAGCTGTTAGCTACACAGTTTAGTTGTCTCATAATCAAGAGTGTTTGGGAGTCGAGTGCTAAAGGCCTGGAGAGAAGAATGAATGCGTACCACTTCATTGGCTGTGAGCTTCAGGCGATGGCGCAACAGGCAAGAGAACAGGTCCAGAGGCTGCTGGCCTGGAGGGGAAAGTCGGTTCACCCGGTCTCGGAtctccagcagctgcagcagggctGAATCCTGTGAGCCATGTGTGTATGGATAGTCCAGCTGAAGGATCAGGTCCCGAATGGCCTCTGGGTCAAAATGCATACTATAACCAAACACTTGGATACTGTTGATCTTCATATAGCCCAAGTTCCTAGAGGGGTCAGTCATTTCCAAAGGCTCCAAGTAAGCACTCTCATTGGCACTAGCACCTGCTGTTTTAATGCGGCTCCGCAGGTAAATGTGAATTGTCTCAAAGAATGTCTTCCACTTGTTTCCCAGAGTCAGTGTCCAGTTAAAACACTCCAGTGGAAGGTTCAGTTTTGTGGCCTGCCAGTCTGGAAAGCTGTTTTCACTCACAGGCATCAGCCAGCTCTCTGAGTGGCTCCCGCCAAAGGGATTAATAAAGAGGGTAAGAGCAGGCTCCAAGGTGCTGTTTTTAGTAAGGCAGATCTGGAGGGAGATGCCTAGGAGCATGTGCACCAGGTTGGATTTGTATTTGTTGCTCTTAAGTGTGAGGAgcatcctcttcctccatgAGGGGTCAAACCAGCTGTTGAGGCGCAAGTCATTGCTAATAAAGATGGCATGGACCTCCAAGCGACGGTCAGCCCTCTGCAAGAGATAGCGGAGCTCAAGGTCCTGCAGGTCAGTTTCAAAGCCCAAGTAATTTTCTGTGGAGTCAGCCACCATTGGTCGACAGGATCCCTGACTTAGCATGTAGCCAGCATTGCAGCTGCCACAGCGAGTGTGGTTGTCGCTGGCACAGGTGGCACAGGCTGGGCCCTCTGCAATGGAGCATGGTGTGGGCACCTGGCAAGAGTTCTGGTCATATGCACAAATGCAGATGTGCAGCTCTTCTGAGAATAAGCCCAGCTGGTTGTTCTCTGAGCAGTAGAGCAATGACTGGAAGTAGTTCAGCCAGTATGACCGTGGCCTACATTTAAAGAAAGAGGGGATGGAATTTAGTGAGTGAATGCATTAATGTGTTAAAAGTGGAGCTCCAGACAATATGTGTGGCTGCTTGCCAGAAGCAAATATAGTCACACAGCAGAATCAAAGTAAAGGAGGTACaagataattttattaaaaatcatACTACTTTCACTTGCTTTAGGAGGAGCATTAAAACATCACTGGGATGTATAATGTAGGAGTAGTTTATatgacattttccaaatgtaGCACTTCAGCTTTTTGGGAATCAAATGCAATATATTTAGCTTTATATTTAGCTTTTATATTGAATTTTTGGTGTTACTGACTCATGGCTCTTCCATGTAGAGtactgattttttttgtaaagcagCAATGTCAAACATCACTGTCGTGCCAATACTGCACAGAATGTAACAGAATGTTACATTAGACTAATAATGACAAATAGCAGAATTTATCAGGCTACAGTTCACTCTGAATTGCATGCTCTAGTTCTACAGAATTCCATATTTTTCCAATTAAACATAATTTGACCTGTACACCAAAATTCAGAATCAGCTCTAAAATCCTCTgttacctttgttttttttctctgagttCTCACAGCAGGCTATCGGCAAAGAGAAACTGGTCTGAGGCCTGAAACTGGCATAAAATTCAACACGGACAAACATTAACCTCCCCAGTCCCTCAAGATTTCAGTCTAAAATATGGGCAATTTTCGGGCACCAGCAACAATTTAGTTACAAATTTGGAGAAGGCCACATATTATCTCATTCCTGAGTTAGTCAATAGTTTACTCATCAGCACTTGCATAAGGAAATAACAAAGCTGTTGTGCTCACTTTTCACGTGGTAAGTTGATGAAGGGCTGTCTTTGACATCTCTTGCTGAGACTGAAGAGCTTGTACACAACTCGCTGGGCCCTCCTGAAGAGGCTCTTCATGCTGCTCTCCAGGAGCTCATAGCGCCGGTGGAACATGCCATCCAGCAGCCACAAGTGCTGGATTGCTGAGGCATTGAGAAAGAGGTTCTGAGGCAGTCTCGTCAGGAACATCTTGAACTCATCTGTTGAGAATAAGAGAAAGGAgttatctctctttttctctaactctccttctctctttctttctctatctgtctctcactgATTCTGTGACAGATACAacaacagtgaaataaaaatggaCCAGACTGGGGCTGTAAGGACATGATCAACATTTTCTTGCTGTTCCCCACAGCAGCAACAGAAAATAACCATTCCACTTGTGAACACCAAAGTAACCTACCCCCCAACATATTCTCCATGGAAATACACAAGCATTTAATTTTAGCCAGTGGAGCAGAACATTGGATGTCTTTCATATTCCTCACCAAAGGGCACGTTTATGATACCTGAGAAACTACTTATACTTCCACTACTTGCGCTTTCTCCTAGCTCTTATAACATAAACTGTAAAAGTAATGGCACTCATAGATATTttaggaaggaaaaaaaaaagacaaaggtaTGTGAAAGAAAAAGTAATCCATTTTAATTATACTTCAGCACTAATGGCTACTGCAGCCTGACCTAATCAGACAATGAtacttaaatattatattagtGATCTTATTCATACATTGTCACCATTGTGATGTCAAATGCTCTACTGTCAATAAAGGTATTTGGGGGGTCATTTATCCTACTTGAAATATTGTAAACTAACAGTTCACTTAATGTCGTTAATGTTTATTCAATCTTGTTTGTAAATCATATTACAAGGAAAGCTTCATTTCATAGTTTAGCAGCTTTAATTGCATTACATATAACTTCCCTTGTATGGAATATGGACAATAAAGGTCATATCTTACCTGAATCCTTAAATTCCTTATATAGGAGGGCCCATGATTCAGAGATTCGAAGGAGGCTCTCTTCCATTGTTTGGATATCCATGTAGGGACAGTTGCACTCTGGGAATTTA is a window of Electrophorus electricus isolate fEleEle1 chromosome 3, fEleEle1.pri, whole genome shotgun sequence DNA encoding:
- the brinp3a.2 gene encoding BMP/retinoic acid-inducible neural-specific protein 3a.2 codes for the protein MALWKKLLSLSLHCWLAASATLAEQGPTGPLDWLLSDKGPFHHSQEYADFVERNRQGFCTRYKIYREFGRWKVNNLAVERRDFLDSPLPLTPEFIRNIRLLGRRPSVQLITDNLIKKYGTHFLLSATLGGEEALTIFVDKRKLSKKAEVSDYTSNSTAVTLEALHQLAASYFIDRESTLRKLHHLQIASTAIKVTETRTGPLGCSNYDNLDSVSSVLVQSPENKVHLQGLQVILPDYLRDTFVQAALSYIACNGEGDFVCRNNDCWCKCDPKFPECNCPYMDIQTMEESLLRISESWALLYKEFKDSDEFKMFLTRLPQNLFLNASAIQHLWLLDGMFHRRYELLESSMKSLFRRAQRVVYKLFSLSKRCQRQPFINLPREKPRSYWLNYFQSLLYCSENNQLGLFSEELHICICAYDQNSCQVPTPCSIAEGPACATCASDNHTRCGSCNAGYMLSQGSCRPMVADSTENYLGFETDLQDLELRYLLQRADRRLEVHAIFISNDLRLNSWFDPSWRKRMLLTLKSNKYKSNLVHMLLGISLQICLTKNSTLEPALTLFINPFGGSHSESWLMPVSENSFPDWQATKLNLPLECFNWTLTLGNKWKTFFETIHIYLRSRIKTAGASANESAYLEPLEMTDPSRNLGYMKINSIQVFGYSMHFDPEAIRDLILQLDYPYTHGSQDSALLQLLEIRDRVNRLSPPGQQPLDLFSCLLRHRLKLTANEVVRIHSSLQAFSTRLPNTLDYETTKLCS